A stretch of the Glutamicibacter sp. JL.03c genome encodes the following:
- a CDS encoding methionine/alanine import family NSS transporter small subunit, whose translation MSGIAIVFMIISMLTIWGGLALALINLSRHPEKDDDDVIETAGTAGSNNL comes from the coding sequence ATGAGCGGCATCGCTATTGTCTTCATGATTATTTCCATGCTGACCATCTGGGGCGGCCTGGCCCTGGCTTTGATCAACCTCTCGCGCCACCCCGAAAAGGACGACGACGATGTGATTGAAACCGCTGGAACCGCAGGAAGCAACAACCTGTAA